The following coding sequences lie in one Paenibacillus durus ATCC 35681 genomic window:
- a CDS encoding phosphatidylglycerophosphatase A, giving the protein MADVKIPYSLNSKAVAQATRAWLHTRGVKIEEIAELVLLLQQKYYPSLTKEECIHNIERVLSKREIQNAVLTGIQLDLLAEEGKLMSPLQEMIENDESLYGVDEILAFSIVNVYGSIGFTNYGYIDKLKPPGVLERLNDKSDGKVHTFLDDIVGAIAAAASSRIAHRKQAEREKELGLPHEPEDSEETSNNLDAGKMQRNNEA; this is encoded by the coding sequence ATGGCCGATGTAAAAATCCCTTACAGTCTGAACAGCAAAGCCGTCGCACAGGCAACGAGGGCCTGGCTTCACACACGCGGAGTAAAGATTGAAGAGATTGCGGAACTTGTCCTACTGCTTCAGCAGAAATATTACCCTTCCTTAACCAAGGAGGAATGCATTCACAATATTGAGAGGGTACTCAGCAAGCGGGAAATACAGAATGCCGTACTAACCGGTATCCAGCTCGATCTGCTGGCGGAAGAAGGCAAGCTGATGTCTCCGCTTCAGGAAATGATTGAAAATGACGAAAGTCTTTACGGGGTTGATGAGATATTGGCCTTTTCCATTGTCAATGTATATGGCAGTATCGGATTTACCAATTACGGCTATATCGACAAGCTGAAGCCTCCGGGGGTTCTGGAAAGGCTGAACGACAAAAGCGACGGGAAAGTGCACACCTTCCTGGATGACATCGTTGGGGCCATTGCTGCCGCGGCCAGCAGCCGGATTGCCCACCGCAAGCAGGCCGAGCGAGAGAAAGAATTGGGTCTTCCTCATGAGCCGGAGGATAGCGAGGAGACGTCCAATAACTTGGACGCGGGGAAAATGCAGCGGAATAACGAAGCTTAA
- a CDS encoding class I SAM-dependent methyltransferase, translating to MSEWYEKSFGEDYLIVYRHRDFGGARREVERMIGWLSLPSKAKVLDLCCGMGRHSLALAEAGYEVTGVDLSEALLREARAQEGAERVAWVRADMRELPLEGGFDAVVNLFTSFGYFEEDEEHLKVLREIRRMLRPGGKFIIDFLNPSYVMTHLVPHSTREDGDNLIDEKRRIEDGYVKKDIILTSKFDGTPRQYHERVKLYSLEKFRDLIADAGLSIEAVHGSYDEEKYEAETSPRMIFVGTRS from the coding sequence ATGAGCGAATGGTATGAGAAAAGCTTTGGGGAGGACTATCTGATTGTATATAGGCATCGGGATTTCGGAGGGGCCCGGCGGGAGGTCGAGCGGATGATCGGCTGGCTTAGCCTGCCATCGAAAGCCAAAGTGCTGGACCTTTGCTGCGGCATGGGACGGCATTCACTGGCGCTCGCGGAAGCGGGTTATGAGGTCACCGGAGTCGACCTGTCGGAAGCGCTGCTGCGCGAGGCACGCGCTCAGGAAGGCGCGGAGCGGGTAGCGTGGGTACGGGCCGACATGCGGGAATTGCCGCTTGAGGGCGGATTTGACGCAGTAGTCAACCTGTTCACTTCCTTTGGATATTTTGAGGAGGACGAGGAACATCTAAAAGTGCTGCGAGAGATTCGGCGGATGCTTAGGCCGGGAGGAAAGTTCATCATCGATTTCCTGAATCCTTCCTATGTGATGACCCATTTGGTGCCGCATTCCACCCGGGAAGACGGAGACAATCTGATTGACGAGAAGCGAAGGATTGAGGACGGTTATGTAAAGAAAGATATCATTTTGACGTCCAAATTCGATGGAACGCCGCGGCAGTACCATGAGCGTGTGAAGCTGTATTCGCTGGAGAAATTCCGCGATCTAATCGCGGATGCCGGTCTCTCAATCGAAGCGGTTCACGGCAGCTACGATGAGGAGAAATATGAGGCGGAGACTTCGCCGCGCATGATTTTCGTAGGGACTCGCTCTTAG